A window from Gossypium raimondii isolate GPD5lz chromosome 7, ASM2569854v1, whole genome shotgun sequence encodes these proteins:
- the LOC105785545 gene encoding uncharacterized protein LOC105785545: MQRRQDQRSRSVKPITVHGLAQSGDLVGLQKLLNDKPFLLNERNPVMAQTPLHVSSGNDRAEIVKFLLDWQGSEKVELEAKNMYGETPLHMAAKNGCSEAARLLLAHGAFIEAKANNGMTPLHLAVWHSIRSDNHATVKTLLEYNADCSAEDDEGMTPIKHISKGPGREKLQELLHRHLEEQRKRRALEACGEAKAKMDELEKELSNIVGLHDLKVQLRKWAKGMLLDERRRSLGLKVGARRPPHMAFLGNPGTGKTMVARVLGKLLHMVGILPTDKVTEVQRTDLVGEFVGHTGPKTRRKIQEAEGGILFVDEAYRLIPMQKSDDKDYGLEALEEIMSVMDSGKIVVIFAGYSEPMKRVIGSNEGFSRRVTKFFQFSDFNPEELAEILHIKMNNQTEQSLLYGFKLHSSCSLDAIARLIEKETTEKQRKEMNGGLVDPLLVNAREYLDLRLSFDCIDADELQTITLEDLEAGIRLFS; this comes from the exons ATGCAGAGGCGTCAAGATCAACGGTCGAGATCTGTTAAACCCATTACGGTTCATGGGTTAGCTCAGTCTGGGGATCTTGTTGGTCTTCAAAAGTTGCTCAATGATAAACCTTTTCTTCTCAATGAGAGAAACCCTGTT ATGGCACAAACACCACTTCATGTATCCTCTGGAAATGACAGGGCCGAGATAGTTAAATTTTTGCTCGATTGGCAAGGATCAGAAAAAGTCGAGTTGGAAGCTAAAAATATG TATGGTGAGACTCCGTTGCATATGGCAGCCAAGAATGGATGTAGCGAAGCTGCACGGTTGCTCCTTGCTCATGGTGCTTTCATTGAAGCCAAAGCTAAT AACGGAATGACACCATTACATTTAGCTGTTTGGCACTCGATTCGATCAGACAACCATGCAACTGTCAAGACACTACTCGAGTACAATGCCGATTGTAGTGCTGAGGATGAT GAGGGTATGACACCTATAAAACATATCTCGAAAGGCCCTGGACGTGAGAAGCTACAGGAATTATTACATAGGCATCTTGAAGAGCAGCGAAAGAGAAGGGCATTGGAAGCATGCGGTGAGGCAAAGGCTAAGATGGATGAGCTCGAGAAAGAGCTGTCAAATATCGTGGGCTTGCATGATCTCAAAGTACAACTTCGGAAATGGGCAAAGGGGATGCTTCTCGATGAAAGGCGTAGATCTCTAGGGTTGAAAGTTGGCGCTAGAAGACCTCCTCATATGGCATTCCTTGGTAATCCTGGAACAG GTAAGACTATGGTAGCTCGTGTTCTCGGGAAATTGCTTCATATGGTCGGAATTCTACCTACTGACAAGGTAACAGAAGTACAAAGGACAGATTTGGTTGGCGAATTCGTTGGACACACAGGACCAAAGACAAGGAGAAAG ATCCAAGAAGCTGAAGGTGGAATTCTTTTTGTTGATGAAGCATATAGGTTAATCCCGATGCAAAAATCTGACGATAAAGACTATGGATTAGAGGCTTTAGAAGAAATCATGTCTGTAATGGACAGCGGTAAAATCGTAGTCATATTTGCTGGATACAGTGAACCAATGAAGCGTGTAATTGGTTCTAACGAAGGATTCTCCCGAAGGGTAACGAAATTTTTCCAGTTCAGCGATTTCAATCCCGAAGAACTAGCTGAGATCCTCCATATCAAAATGAATAATCAAACCGAGCAAAGTTTGTTGTACGGATTTAAGTTACATAGTTCTTGCAGTTTAGATGCAATAGCAAGACTAATAGAGAAAGAAACAACGGAAAAACAGCGTAAAGAGATGAATGGAGGTTTAGTCGATCCGTTACTAGTTAACGCTAGGGAATACCTTGATCTTCGACTCAGCTTCGACTGTATAGACGCTGATGAACTGCAGACCATAACCCTTGAAGATCTTGAAGCTGGTATTCGGCTTTTCTCGTGA
- the LOC105785835 gene encoding proline-rich receptor-like protein kinase PERK1, translating to MSSPPPGGTPAPSSPPPSTNTTSPPPSAAGAPPPSSPPSQSPPSTATPPPTTTPATPPPTAATPPPTNTPSTPPPTAAAPPPTSPPSPPSGTPSPPPATPSAPPSSNTPSPSASSPPPTSSVSPPPSEAASPPPSSTPSLTPPSTSTPSPPAPRSPGTPSPPPPPSRNSGTPSPPSPPSSSSGISTGLVIGIAIGGVAILLVLSLLFICCQKKRRRRRDDGEIYYAPPPPPPGPPKDHPHGGQQYRWPQNPPPRVDQYGAILPNPTAPVTAWRPPSPEDSPMPSMPPPPPPPPFMSSSGGSGSNNSGSENPLPPPSPGIALGFTKSKFTYEELARATDGFSDANLLGQGGFGYVHRGVLPTGTEVAVKQLKAGSGQGEREFQAEVEIISRVHHKHLVSLVGYCISGTTRMLVYEFVPNNTLEFHLHGKGRPTMDWPTRMIIALGSAKGLAYLHEDCNPKIIHRDIKAANILLDFKFEAKVADFGLAKFFSDVNTHVSTRVMGTFGYLAPEYASSGKLTEKSDVFSFGVMLLELISGHRPVGSSYAEDSLVEWARPLLSRALEDGTFNNLIDPRLQKEYNHNEMARMVACAAACVRHSARRRPRMSQIVRALEGESSLSDLNEGMRPGQSNVYSSYGGSSDYDASHYNEDMKRLRRAALGSLEYGASSEYSEQTSEYGLYPSGSTEGQTTREIETGSTKKNSQNHSGNSMS from the exons ATGTCATCACCACCACCAGGGGGGACTCCAGCGCCGTCATCACCACCACCATCAACAAACACTACGTCTCCACCGCCATCTGCAGCCGGAGCTCCGCCGCCGAGTAGTCCTCCTTCCCAATCGCCGCCATCCACCGCAACTCCGCCGCCAACTACCACTCCTGCCACACCACCACCAACCGCAGCAACTCCGCCGCCAACTAACACTCCTTCTACACCACCACCAACCGCAGCAGCTCCGCCGCCAACTAGTCCTCCCTCCCCGCCATCTGGTACCCCATCTCCACCTCCAGCCACCCCATCAGCTCCTCCTTCAAGCAACACTCCTTCCCCCTCCGCTTCATCGCCTCCTCCAACATCATCTGTATCTCCTCCACCTTCAGAAGCAGCATCTCCACCACCATCCTCTACCCCTTCTCTTACACCTCCTTCTACGTCAACTCCATCGCCACCTGCCCCGAGAAGTCCAGGTACTCCATCTCCACCACCACCTCCTTCGAGGAATTCAGGAACTCCATCTCCTCCGTCGCCACCGTCATCAAGCAGTGGTATATCGACCGGACTGGTTATTGGTATAGCAATAGGGGGAGTGGCAATATTGTTGGTTTTGAGCTTGCTGTTTATATGTTGtcaaaagaaaaggagaagaagaagagacgACGGCGAAATTTACTACGCGCCGCCGCCTCCACCTCCTGGGCCTCCTAAAG atCATCCACACGGTGGCCAACAATACCGGTGGCCACAAAATCCTCCACCGCGTGTCGATCAATACGGTGCAATTTTGCCTAATCCAACTGCGCCAGTTACGGCATGGAGACCACCATCTCCGGAAGATTCTCCTATGCCATCAATGCCACCACCTCCACCACCACCGCCTTTCATGAGCAGTAGTGGAGGTTCCGGTTCTAATAATTCAGGTTCCGAAAATCCACTTCCACCACCCTCACCCGGCATTGCACTTGGTTTCACCAAGAGCAAGTTTACTTATGAGGAACTAGCAAGAGCAACAGATGGCTTCTCCGATGCAAACCTTCTTGGGCAAGGCGGTTTCGGGTACGTGCACAGAGGAGTTCTCCCAACCGGAACGGAAGTTGCAGTCAAGCAACTTAAGGCCGGAAGTGGACAAGGGGAAAGAGAATTCCAAGCAGAAGTCGAGATTATCAGCCGCGTTCATCACAAACATCTTGTTTCATTGGTCGGATACTGTATCTCCGGGACAACAAGAATGCTTGTTTATGAGTTTGTTCCGAACAACACATTGGAGTTTCACTTGCACG GAAAAGGGAGACCTACAATGGATTGGCCAACAAGGATGATAATTGCTTTAGGATCTGCAAAAGGACTTGCATATCTTCACGAGGATT GTAATCCTAAGATCATTCATCGCGATATTAAGGCGGCTAATATTCTTTTAGATTTCAAGTTCGAGGCTAAG GTTGCCGATTTCGGACTTGCAAAGTTCTTTTCTGATGTCAACACTCATGTATCCACAAGAGTGATGGGTACTTTTGG GTATTTGGCTCCCGAGTATGCTTCGAGCGGAAAATTGACGGAAAAATCGGATGTTTTCTCTTTTGGGGTCATGCTGTTGGAGTTGATTAGCGGACACAGACCGGTTGGCTCGTCTTATGCCGAGGATAGTTTGGTCGAATGG GCTAGGCCATTACTCTCAAGAGCATTAGAAGACGGAACATTCAACAATCTCATCGATCCGAGGTTACAAAAGGAATATAACCACAACGAGATGGCTCGTATGGTTGCTTGTGCTGCTGCTTGTGTTCGACATTCAGCACGACGTCGACCACGAATGAGCCAG ATCGTACGAGCTTTAGAAGGAGAATCGTCGTTATCGGATCTCAACGAAGGAATGAGACCGGGACAAAGCAATGTGTACAGTTCATATGGAGGAAGCTCAGATTATGATGCAAGCCACTACAACGAAGACATGAAAAGGCTCCGAAGGGCTGCATTAGGCTCGCTAGAATACGGTGCTAGTAGTGAGTACAGTGAACAGACCAGCGAGTACGGTTTATACCCTTCCGGCTCGACCGAAGGCCAAACTACTCGGGAAATCGAGACGGGAAGTACAAAGAAAAATAGCCAAAATCATAGCGGGAACTCTATGTCTTGA